The Setaria viridis chromosome 9, Setaria_viridis_v4.0, whole genome shotgun sequence sequence CTGATCTTAAGGTATAAAGATGTTTACCCAAAAAGAAGTCAAGTTAGTGTAAGCCAAGAGTATATAACTACAAACTTAGTGAGTAGCCACTACATTTTCCCTAGTGAGTAGCCACTACAAACTTAACCACCTCAACTACGTCGTCTTAGCTCATGTAGTGACAAATTTTACTTTGCATTACCGGCTACTGCTAGTAACATACCTTTGCAAAAGCATCCGATCTAGGACATGATGCGCGCTCATCATGTCCTAATTAACCAGCCGTTTATTCTACATTAGCTTCAGGCGCAAGTTGACAGTTGGGGTTATTATCTTTACATATTATTGTCCCACCACACCATCAAACCGTCTCGGCGTCACATCATGTGTACTTGCTTGtggctccccccccccccccccccccccccccccccccctcgcgcTGCTCCGGCCGCTTTCCAACTTCCGCTGCTCGACCGATCGTCACCTCTGTGGCTCTGTATCGCGCGCACCACCACAGCCACCACCCAGCGTGCCAAGTTGTCATCACCTCTCTCCTCTATATATCACGCGCACCAGGGAGCCGCAGCGCCGCCAGCCAGCCACCTTGCCGCCTCCCATCGTACAAgaacacacagagagagagagagagggtgggTCTCGAATGGGTCGCGATCCTGCTGCATGCTGCGCCGCCGTCTCCAtggcgccgcccccggcgcgCCTCCTGCTAGTTCTCATGGCCGCCGTGACCGGTAAGCGCACGACGACGACACGATCATCGATCGTGAGCGTTGCGCGGCTGCCGCATGCAGCGCGCTTGCATGTTTTTCTACTGCTAGTTTCTGTTCGCGTGCTCGTTCGGTCGGAATCACTGACGCTGGTGGTTTGGTTTCGTGTGGGTCTTTGCAGTGAtcctggcggcgccggcgccggcgatgggggCGTGGGTGGACTACCCGTCAGGGGTGCCGTGCGGGGAGACGATCCCGGTGGAACAGTGCGACCCCGGGGACGCGGCGGCCAACAGCGCGTGCATGGACATGTGCCACTACGGCGgctgccggcgcggcggccagtGCGTTTCGCTCGGCTTCGGCCGGGGACGGGGCTGCCACTGCAAGTGCTAGCTAGGCGGCAGAGGAGTATATCGACGATGTGCATGTTGTTATTGGTGACCCTTTTTTGGTGGCATGGTGCTTGCGTTTGTGTTATTCTTCTTCGTTCTGCCTTTGGTGTCCGGGCAGCGTACAAGTgagtttggactttggacccAGCGAGCAGAGAAACAGGGGAGGGGGAGAACGGAGAACCATGAGATGGTTTTCTGACTTTCTCTCGCTTGCCTCTGCTGTCCGCCTCTTGCTTTTTCGTTCTAACTGGAGTAGCTTTTTTCTAGTTGAGGTGAAAGTTAAGCTTATTACAGATCGAGTTCCAATCACTAGAGGTTGGCCGacgtagcaaaaactatgtacgtaaaaaaatcaaaacgaataataatttgggaggaAGGAAGTTcttagatagtgtttggttcaagGAGTGATAACGCAAACGTAAATGTAATCGAATCACGGGGGAATCAGCACTAGAATATGCGATTACGTTCTCTGTTTGGTTCAATCAAAGTAACGGTATCGCAAAGTATTTGAGGGAAGCGATGCGATTATAGCCGGGGACGAGCGGGATCCAATTTGAATAGGCTGGTATCCGATTGCAGCGTAATAGATTACGGACCAAGCCAAAACAAACGCCTATAATGCTACTTGTTATCACTCCGTAACGTAAACACGTTACTTTCGGTGAACCAAATACTATCTTAATAACATCTACTATGTGTAGATGCATATGGATTTAGAAAAAACAAAGGTCATTTAGCCTGCGCGTAGCACATAATTCGCATCTAATAAATTTAATAATCCTAGCCACATTAATCAACGGTGCTGATTTTCAACAGCTCAGCTCAcgcggtgcatgcatgcatggtaaaaagaagatgagatgGAGCCTCTCTGTATGTTTAGCAGGAGATCGGCAGTATATCTGGCAGCTAAGATATGCGCGCCGTAATTAGCTAGCCAATTAATTGATACTGCATTTAGCTTTTTTTTGATACTGCATTTAGCTAGCTGGCATATATGTATATACAGTACTATCTTAGtagcctgcgccgccgcttttcCAACCCACCCTGGCTGCCCGGCTGCCCCGTGACCACACCACCCCTATATTGCTCGCGCGCGCACCGAGCGCCGCGGAGCCGCCAGACAAGCATCGCTGTTGCCACCTCCCAGCCCGCCGGCGCAGAGAGAGAGAACAAACAGATAGATCGATCGCATGGCGAGCGTCTCCGTGGCGCcgccccacgcgcgcgccctcctcgtcctcgtggTCACTCTCACCGGTAAGCCGCAGGGGCcgtcgcgccgccaccaccaccacaactgCGTGCATGCACGCACGCGCCGCATCCGTGTACGGTGTGTATCTGACACTTGCGCGCGTGGTTTTTCTCTGCATGCAGCGGCtctcatggcggcggcgccaccgccggcgcgggcggcgtggGTGGAGTCGGACTACCCATCGAGCGTGCCGTGCGGGGTGACCATCCCCGTGGAGCAGTGCGACCCGGCGGCCGACGCGGCCAACGCCGCGTGCAGGGACATGTGCCActacggcggccggcgaggcgggcggTGCGTCTCCCCCGGGCGGCTCGCCCTGGTGCAGGGATGCCACTGCAGGTGCTAGCCGCAGCCCGCAGCCCagctggcggcggggagggcagTTTCGAATCCTTAGGATTTACTAATAAAACACAGCATGGATGGCGCTGTGATCTGTTGACTGGGTAATGCCTGCCTGCACGGTGTTTGGATCAGCATAATCGTTTGGTTTGtttttcttatcttttttttacgaATTCTTGCATGTTCCAAACTGCTGCCAAAGTAGTACTCCCTCagtcaaaatgtaggtcgtttcagcttttttaGATATGTAGATTTCACTATATTCAAATACatagcaatatatatatatttagaaaaatgaaAACGCACGGGAGG is a genomic window containing:
- the LOC117836578 gene encoding uncharacterized protein; the encoded protein is MGRDPAACCAAVSMAPPPARLLLVLMAAVTVILAAPAPAMGAWVDYPSGVPCGETIPVEQCDPGDAAANSACMDMCHYGGCRRGGQCVSLGFGRGRGCHCKC
- the LOC117836580 gene encoding uncharacterized protein; translated protein: MASVSVAPPHARALLVLVVTLTAALMAAAPPPARAAWVESDYPSSVPCGVTIPVEQCDPAADAANAACRDMCHYGGRRGGRCVSPGRLALVQGCHCRC